The following nucleotide sequence is from Triticum dicoccoides isolate Atlit2015 ecotype Zavitan chromosome 7B, WEW_v2.0, whole genome shotgun sequence.
CTTGCGGAAGTTGAGGAACTGCAATTATGGAAAAGGCGGCAGCTGCAGTCACTGATGGTCTCGGGGCATGGTTATGGGACTGGTACAGAACTAGCACAAGAACTTGTGCCTCAAGAGGCCGTGCTTGAGAAATTGCAACCTCCAAGGACACTAGAGCGGTTTGAATTGTTGGGCTGTACTTTTTGTACATTTCCTAGTTGGATGACAGACATTGCATCTTTCCTCCCAAACCTTGCTCACCTTGAACTACGCCATCTGGAAACATGTGTCTGCCTTCCACCTCTTGGACAACTGCCTAAGCTACATATGTTGGTGATATCTGACATGCCTCATATCAAGGAAGTCAATCAAGAATTCTCAGGGGGTGCTAGACCATTTCAGAAGTTAAGAAACATTGTGATAGAGAATATGCCAAACCTGGAAAAATGGCACACAGATGCTACTGTAAGTGGCAATGATGTGGAATTGATGTTCCCAGTTCTTCATCATCTGAAGATACACAAATGTCCAAAGTTGAGATTTCAGCCGTTCCTTCCTCGATCTGTGTCATTGGAAATTTATAGAAGCAATCAAGTTCTATCGTCAGGAGTTCAATCAACTGGCCTGCCAACAATAAGGGTGCTGATCGATTCCTGCACATTATCTTCTGATGGTTTGATAGGGTTGCAGTCTCTTACCTCCCTCAAGTTCCTCGGTGTGCGCCACTGCATAGGTCTGGATAACTggagagatagcattgacatgctaACTTCACTGAAGAGTTTAGATATAGCTATGAGCAATGTTCCTGAATGCTTGGGAGGTGTCACTTCACTGGAGTGTCTGAAAATCCGTAACTGCCCAGTAAATTATAACACTCTAGAGCAAGTACTACATCTTACTGCATTGGTGGACCTGTCAATTTGTTGTAGCCAACCGACTAAATTAGTAAATGAACAAGAGGTAAGAAGCATAATCAACAAGACACGTTTTTTCTTACTTTGACACGCTTCACTCTTCACAAAATGATACAGATCAGTATagaaatcacatatatttcaaGTAGGGCATTGCATGCTGTCATTTAACATTGTAATCTGTCAAATCATAGACCCATGAATTGAAAAAGATAATTTTGTGTGCCAACAATATGCAGTTTCTGGTGGAACCAGGTTTCAAGTAGAATTCTGAATGACAAAAAGAACACAAATGGACAATAAACCTCAACAAAATGTAGGAAAAGAATCATAGTTTCTGATAGTTTGGCATCTTCTTTTTACAGGTCAATTGGTTGACGAATATGCCATCCTGTCTCAAGAATCTTGTAAATCTTGAGCCTGACAATTTCATTGGCTGTGACCGACTTCCCTTCCTTGGCTGTCTAGAAAAGCTACGTTCATTGACACTACGACAGATGCCTGATCTCAAGACAGTGCATCAGGATATTTCCGGGGGCAGCAATTGTTTGCCGATGCTACAAACCCTCAAGATAGGGAGCATGCCTAATCTTGAAAGGTGGACTACCGCGCATGCTACTGCAGCACATGCTACTCATGTGAGGATCTTCCCTGATCTTCAACTACTCAAGGTTTTTGACTGTCCAAAGCTTAAGTTTGTGCCATTTCTTCCAGTCTGCTCAAAGTGCATTATCAGTGTGACTAGTGAGGTAATAGTGCCGGAGCACCATGATGATCCT
It contains:
- the LOC119336214 gene encoding uncharacterized protein LOC119336214 produces the protein MVSGHGYGTGTELAQELVPQEAVLEKLQPPRTLERFELLGCTFCTFPSWMTDIASFLPNLAHLELRHLETCVCLPPLGQLPKLHMLVISDMPHIKEVNQEFSGGARPFQKLRNIVIENMPNLEKWHTDATVSGNDVELMFPVLHHLKIHKCPKLRFQPFLPRSVSLEIYRSNQVLSSGVQSTGLPTIRVLIDSCTLSSDGLIGLQSLTSLKFLGVRHCIGLDNWRDSIDMLTSLKSLDIAMSNVPECLGGVTSLECLKIRNCPVNYNTLEQVLHLTALVDLSICCSQPTKLVNEQEVNWLTNMPSCLKNLVNLEPDNFIGCDRLPFLGCLEKLRSLTLRQMPDLKTVHQDISGGSNCLPMLQTLKIGSMPNLERWTTAHATAAHATHVRIFPDLQLLKVFDCPKLKFVPFLPVCSKCIISVTSEVIVPEHHDDPPWDMPTSELFCFYLHGRCTGLQYFKFLRLLSVYGCTNMSSWQESILLLTSLQKLELHESDMPGWLCKLSSLCELHIIKSKPPLNLSQFVYDRHQIALRIEDCQGTLKQVPSVVILDMIRHITSVEIIGCEPIMNAEWRNGELFKCKLRKSSEWYMPRADAGSLPTILGTWQEEPTELRSGDTANPDQPGPSLLQEPSDR